Part of the Marinobacterium rhizophilum genome is shown below.
TTCGCATTCAGGCGAATCAGGTCACCGGTTTTCACCAGCGCCAGCGGGCCGCCGGCATTGGCTTCAGGGGCCACATGCAGCACCACGGTGCCAAAGGCGGTGCCGGACATGCGTGCATCCGATACGCGCACCATGTCGCGCACGCCCTTTTCCACCAGGCAACGGGGGATTGGCATGTTGCCCACCTCCGGCATGCCCGGGTACCCCCTGGGCCCGCAGCCCTTGAGCACCAGCACGGTGTTTTCATCCACCGGCAGATCGGGACGATCAATATTCGCCTTCAGGTCTTCAATGCTTTCAAACACGTAGGCCGGGCCTTCGTGATCCAGCAGATGATCGGAGGCGGCCGAGGGCTTGATGATGGCGCCGTCGGGTGCCAGGTTGCCACGCAGCACGCGCAGGCCTGCCGCGGGCTTGAGCGGGGCATCAAAACTACGGATCACATCGCTGTTGAAGCACTGGGCGCCATCGGAATAGACCGAGATGTCCTTGCCCAGTACCGTATTGGCCGGGCGCAGGTGGCCGGCCAGCTCCTTCAGTACCACCGGCATGCCACCGGCGTAGCAGAAGTCCTCCATCAGGTACTTGCCCGACGGCATGCAGTTGACCAGCAGCGGGATATCGCCGCCGATCTCGAAATCCTTCAGTGACAGGTCGATCTCGGCACGCCCGGCAATCGCCAGCAGGTGCACCACGGCATTGGTGGAGCCACCCACGGCCGCGTTGGCCAGAATGGCATTCTCCAGGCTCGCCTTGGTCAGCACCCTGGACAGGCACAGGTCTTCTTCCACCATCTCGACGATGCGCTTGCCGGTCAGGTGGGCCAGCGCCGCACGCCGCGCATCCACCGCCGGCAGGGCCGCGTTGGTCGGCAGGCACAGGCCCATGGCTTCCACCAGGGAGGCCATGGTGGACGCCGTGCCCATGGTCATGCAGACCCCGGCGGAACGGCTCATGCCGGACTCGGCCGCCATGAAGTCCTGCAGCGTCATTTCCCCTGCGCGCACGCTCTCGGAGAACTTCCAGACATCGGTGCCGGAACCGATATCCTGGCCCTGCCACTTGCCGTTGAGCATCGGGCCCGACGACACCACGATGGTGGGAAGATCGACACTGGCCGCGCCCATCAGCTGACCGGGCGTGGTCTTGTCACAGCCCCCCAGCAACACCACACCATCGATGCCATAGGCACGGATGCTTTCTTCCACGTCCATGGCCAGCAGGTTGCGAAACAGCATGGCGGTGGGCTTCATCTGGGTTTCGCCGAGCGACATGACCGGAAACTCCACCGGAAAACCGCCCGCTTCCCATACGCCCCGCTTGACCACCTCGGCCAGGGCTCGCAGCCCGGAGTTGCAGGGGGTCAGTTCGGACCAGGTATTGCAAATACCGATGATCGGACGACCATCGAAGGCGTGGTCGGGGTAACCCTGATTTTTCATCCAGCTACGGTGAATGAAGCCATCACGGTCCAGTTTTCCGTACCAGGCCTGGGAGCGACGCGTTTTCTTGGTTGTCATAGCTTTTTCCTTCAATGACCCAACGGGTCGCCGAGAATGCGATTGACTCGAGCACCGACCCCACAGGCCTGTAAACGAACATCACATCACCGTATTCTTGTGTCGTTTAACGCAGACTTAAGTACCAAATATTGAAACATAGTTCCAACTATTGAAAATATGAAGGATTCAGCCTATGTTTGTCAACGCTGATTGCACAGTTTGGCACAACGAAACGATGAGGACGCCTGGATGACAGCAGCTAAAAACAGCGATGGTACGGTCGGCAAGGCGCTGAATTTACTGGACCAGGTTGCCGCTATCGGACACCCGGTGCGCTTCAGCGATCTGCTGACCAACAGTGAACACCCCAAGGCCACCCTCTACCGCCTGCTGCAAACCCTGACCAGCCAGGGCATGCTCAGCTACGACCCCGACAGGCAGCTCTACAGCCTGGGTGTGCGGCTGGTAAAACTGGCTCACGCCGCCTGGCGGCAGTCGTCCCTGGCACCGATCGCACGTCCGTTTCTGGATGAGCTGTCACACAAGCTGGGTGAAACCGTCCATCTGGCGCAGCTGGATCACGGCCAGGTGCTGTACCTGGACAAGCGCAACCCGGCCAAGCCGCTGATGATGTTTTCGGATGCAGGCAAAATAGGCCCGGGGTACTGCACCGGTGTAGGCAAGGCCATGCTGGCCTTTCTCAAGGACAGCGCACGCGAGCAATGCATCAAGCAGCAGGCCTACCACCGCTACACGGACAATACGCTGACATCGGCCCAGACGTTGCGCGCTGAACTGGATGAGATTCGCGTCAAGGGCATCGCTTTCGACCGTGAAGAACACGAGCCCAATATCATCTGTATTGCCGCCCCCATACTGTCCGGTAGCGACCGGGTTCTCGGGGGCCTGTCCATTACGACATCCACCCAGCGCTATACCTTGCAAGCACTGGAAAACTTCAAGCCGGACCTGCTCGAAACGGCCCGCAAAATAGCTGAACAGGCCGATCTATGGCAATTCCCGGAAATACAGGCGTAGTGTTCGCCGCTCACGTTTAAATACAAAAAACCACCACGCCCATCTAAAAGGTGGCTGCAGTGCCAACAACCGAGCTTTTTGGTGACCTGAAAACCGGCGTACCGGTGCACCGTCACTGGCTGCGCCACGGCCAGCTAAGCGCCGCCATTCTGACCTATGGCGCAACCTTGCAGGATTTGCGACTTGAAGGCGTAGCCCACCCCCTGGTACTCGGCGCCACCCGTTTAGATTCGTACCTCGGCGACATGAGCTACTTCGGCGCCAACGTCGGCCGGGTGGCCAACCGCCTGGCCGGCGGCAGGGTCAGCATTGCGGGCACCGAACATGCGCTGCACCTGGCGGCGGGTGAAAAACACCTGCTGCACGGCGGCAAGGAGGGCCTGCATCACCAGCTGTGGCACATTGTCGATGCCAACGACACCCAGGTCACCCTGCAACTGAGCCTGGCCGATGGCCATATGGGCTTCCCCGGCAAGCTGGATATCCGCCTGCGCTACCACATTCAGGCGCCCGCCACCCTGGTGCTGGAGATCGAGGCCGTGAGCGACGCCCTCACACTGTGCAACATCGCCCACCACAGTTATTTCAACCTGGACGGCGGTGCCGACATTCTTGATCACCGGTTACAAGTCGACGCCGGGCACTACCTGCCGGTGAATGCCGAGCTGATTCCCACCGGGCAGATAGCGCCCGTAGGAGGCAGCCGGTTTGATTTTCGCAACGCCAGACCCCTGCGCGACGCGGCGCCTTATCCGGGCTATGACCACTGCTTTTGCCTGTCCGGGGACGTACAGCCCCTGCGCCCGGTGGCCCGCCTCTACAGCCCGAAATCCGGCATCCGGCTGCGCCTGGACACCACCGAGCCCGGCCTGCAAATCTACGATGGTGGCCATATCAATACGTCGGCACAGCACAGTATCAGCCAGGCGCCCTACGGCCCCCATGCGGGCCTGGCACTGGAAGCCCAGCGCTGGCCCGACGCACCCCACCACGATACTTTCCCGTCCATCGCACTGGCTCCGGGCGAGGTCTACCGGCAAACCACCGCCTGGCACTTCGAGAAGCCGGCCTGAGGCCTGGCCAGAAGCAAAGGTCAAACCAAAGCCAAAAAAATGCGGACGTCGCTGTCCGCATTTTTTTGCCGTGGTACAGCGTTCAGATCAGTCGATGCGTTCGAACATCAGGTCCCAGACGCCGTGGCCAAGTTTTTCGCCACGGTTCTGAAACTTGGTAACCGGACGAAAATCCGGCTGCGGCGAGAACTCGCCTGCGCCGGCACTGTTGCGGTAACCCTCGGCCGCCGACATGACGTCCATCATGTGCTCGGCGTAATTTTCCCAGTCCGTGGCCATGTGGAAAACACCGCCGACTTTCAGCTTGTTACGCACGCTCTGGGCAAAGGCGGCCTGAACGATACGGCGCTTGTTGTGCTTTTTCTTGTGCCAGGGGTCCGGGAAGAACAGCTGCAGGCAATCCAGACTGCCATCGGGGATGCACTGGGCCAGCACTTCAACGGCATCTTCGGCATAGACTCGGATGTTCGTCAGCCCCTCGGTGCGGGCATTGTTCAGCAAACGGCCCACCCCGGGACGATGCACCTCGATGCCGATGTAATTTTTCTCCGGCATCTGGCGCGCCATCTGCAACAGCGAATCCCCCATGCCAAAGCCGATTTCCAGCACCAGCGGCGCTTCGCGTCCAAACACCGCGGCGGGGTCAATCATGCCGCCGGCGATGTCCAGCCCCATCTCGGGCCAGGCCTCGTCCAGTCCACGCTGCTGGCCTTCGGTCATCCGCCCTGCGCGCAGGACAAAGCTGCGCACGGCGCGCATCGGTTTCTGATCTTCAGTCATTCTCGGCTTACTTAGGTTAGCGGGTTACAGATTTTGCGTGACGGCGGGCGCCCGGCATGCCGGGCACCCGCGGCTGCATCAGATCATGCCGTCCATGGGGGAAGACGCGCTGGCGTACTTCTTGCGCGGCATGCGACCGGCCAGGTATGCCTCGCGTCCGGCTTCGATGGCCTTGCGCATGGCCGAAGCCATCAGCAGGGGGTCACGGGCGGCGGCAATGGCGGTGTTCATCAGTACACCCTCGCAGCCCATTTCCATCGCCAGGGCGGCATCGGAGGCGGTACCGACACCGGCATCCACCAGGATCGGCACATTGGCCGCTTCCATGATCAGGCGAATGTTGTGCGGGTTGAGAATACCCAGGCCAGAGCCGATCAGGGAGCCCAGCGGCATGACGGCGACACAGCCCATGTCTTCGAGCTGCTTGGCAACGATGGGGTCGTCATTGGTGTACACCATGACCTTGAAGCCATCCTTGACCAGCATCTCCGCCCCCTTGAGGGTCTCGACGATATTGGGGTACAGGGTTTTCTGATCCCCCAGCACTTCGAGCTTTACCAGGTCGTGACCATCCATCAGCTCACGGGCCAGCTTGCAGGTACGCACGGCGTCTTCGGCGGTGTAGCAACCGGCCGTGTTGGGCAGGATGGTGTACTTGTTCGGCGACACTACGTCCAGCAGGTTGGGCTCATCGCGGTTCTGGCCAATGTTGGTGCGTCGTACCGCAACCGTGACAATCTGCGCGCCGCTGGCTTCGATTGCCAGGCGGGTTTCTTCCAGGTCCCGGTATTTTCCGGTGCCTACCAGCAGCCTGGAACTGTATTCTTTGCCCGCGATAATCAGCGGGTCATGGCGTAATTGCTCTGACATTCCGTCTCCACCGTTCTGAGTGTATTGAGTCATTTTCGCAGCGAGAATCAGCCGCCACCAATCGCCTGCACGATCTCGACCTGGTCGCCATCGCTCAGGCGC
Proteins encoded:
- a CDS encoding IlvD/Edd family dehydratase — protein: MTTKKTRRSQAWYGKLDRDGFIHRSWMKNQGYPDHAFDGRPIIGICNTWSELTPCNSGLRALAEVVKRGVWEAGGFPVEFPVMSLGETQMKPTAMLFRNLLAMDVEESIRAYGIDGVVLLGGCDKTTPGQLMGAASVDLPTIVVSSGPMLNGKWQGQDIGSGTDVWKFSESVRAGEMTLQDFMAAESGMSRSAGVCMTMGTASTMASLVEAMGLCLPTNAALPAVDARRAALAHLTGKRIVEMVEEDLCLSRVLTKASLENAILANAAVGGSTNAVVHLLAIAGRAEIDLSLKDFEIGGDIPLLVNCMPSGKYLMEDFCYAGGMPVVLKELAGHLRPANTVLGKDISVYSDGAQCFNSDVIRSFDAPLKPAAGLRVLRGNLAPDGAIIKPSAASDHLLDHEGPAYVFESIEDLKANIDRPDLPVDENTVLVLKGCGPRGYPGMPEVGNMPIPRCLVEKGVRDMVRVSDARMSGTAFGTVVLHVAPEANAGGPLALVKTGDLIRLNAKDGVLELKVSDAELEARRQNWAPEAPHYSRGYAKLYIDHVMQADRGADLDFLVGKDTRPVTRESH
- a CDS encoding IclR family transcriptional regulator, whose translation is MTAAKNSDGTVGKALNLLDQVAAIGHPVRFSDLLTNSEHPKATLYRLLQTLTSQGMLSYDPDRQLYSLGVRLVKLAHAAWRQSSLAPIARPFLDELSHKLGETVHLAQLDHGQVLYLDKRNPAKPLMMFSDAGKIGPGYCTGVGKAMLAFLKDSAREQCIKQQAYHRYTDNTLTSAQTLRAELDEIRVKGIAFDREEHEPNIICIAAPILSGSDRVLGGLSITTSTQRYTLQALENFKPDLLETARKIAEQADLWQFPEIQA
- a CDS encoding aldose epimerase family protein, producing MPTTELFGDLKTGVPVHRHWLRHGQLSAAILTYGATLQDLRLEGVAHPLVLGATRLDSYLGDMSYFGANVGRVANRLAGGRVSIAGTEHALHLAAGEKHLLHGGKEGLHHQLWHIVDANDTQVTLQLSLADGHMGFPGKLDIRLRYHIQAPATLVLEIEAVSDALTLCNIAHHSYFNLDGGADILDHRLQVDAGHYLPVNAELIPTGQIAPVGGSRFDFRNARPLRDAAPYPGYDHCFCLSGDVQPLRPVARLYSPKSGIRLRLDTTEPGLQIYDGGHINTSAQHSISQAPYGPHAGLALEAQRWPDAPHHDTFPSIALAPGEVYRQTTAWHFEKPA
- the trmB gene encoding tRNA (guanosine(46)-N7)-methyltransferase TrmB, which gives rise to MTEDQKPMRAVRSFVLRAGRMTEGQQRGLDEAWPEMGLDIAGGMIDPAAVFGREAPLVLEIGFGMGDSLLQMARQMPEKNYIGIEVHRPGVGRLLNNARTEGLTNIRVYAEDAVEVLAQCIPDGSLDCLQLFFPDPWHKKKHNKRRIVQAAFAQSVRNKLKVGGVFHMATDWENYAEHMMDVMSAAEGYRNSAGAGEFSPQPDFRPVTKFQNRGEKLGHGVWDLMFERID
- a CDS encoding thiazole synthase; this encodes MSEQLRHDPLIIAGKEYSSRLLVGTGKYRDLEETRLAIEASGAQIVTVAVRRTNIGQNRDEPNLLDVVSPNKYTILPNTAGCYTAEDAVRTCKLARELMDGHDLVKLEVLGDQKTLYPNIVETLKGAEMLVKDGFKVMVYTNDDPIVAKQLEDMGCVAVMPLGSLIGSGLGILNPHNIRLIMEAANVPILVDAGVGTASDAALAMEMGCEGVLMNTAIAAARDPLLMASAMRKAIEAGREAYLAGRMPRKKYASASSPMDGMI